In the Caballeronia sp. NK8 genome, CATCTGCGCGAGCGAGCGGCGTATCGCGGCCTGCTCCCGCTTGCGGTCGATGAGGCCGAAGCGCGCATAGCGCCCGATCACCGGCAGCGACACGTTCTCGCCGCCGGGCAAGCGCAGGAACAGCCCTTCGGTCTTGCGGTCCTCCGGCAGGAAGCTCGTCGATACGCCGGCCTTCAGCGAATCCGCTGTGCAGGTGAGCGTGACCGGCTTGCCATCGATACGTATCTCGCCATCGTCGATATAAGTCGCGCCGAACAGGGCCTCGAACAGCTCGCGCTGACCCATGCCCTGCAGCGCCGCGATGCCGTGCACTTCGCCGGGCTTCACGGCGAGATCGAAATCGGTCACGACGCCATCGACGCGAACATTGCGCGTCTCGATCGCGGGCGTCGCGTCGAGCTTCACTGAAGCGACTTTCGGCGGATACTTCGCCTCCATCGAGCGGCCGATGACGAGGCGGATCACTTCGTCGTCGGAGATATCGGCGGCGTCGAACGCGCCCACGTCGCGGCCATTGCGATACACCGTGAGGCTGTCGCAGAACTCACGCACTTCCTGCATGCGATGCGAGATGAACACGAAGGTCACGCCGCTCGCCTTCATTTCGTCGATGCGCCTCGAAAGCCACGCGACATCGCGGCCCGACAGCGCGGAAGTCGGTTCGTCGAGCAGCAACACTTGCGGAGCGCGCACGATCGCCTTCGCAATTTCGATCTTCTGCCGCACCGGCAAGGACAGATCGCGGATATATGCGCCCGGGCGCACGTCGGACAGTTCGAGTCTGTCGAGCCATTCCGCCGCCTGCCGCTGCGCGTCGCGCTTTTTGATGCGCCCGAGAAAACCCGTCGGCTCGTACGACATCAACAGGTTCTGCGCAACCGTGAGATCGCGCACGAGCGTCATCTCCTGAAACGCCGTCTGCACACCCGCGCGATGTGCGTCTTTCGGGCTTTTCATCGTCACGTCGCGGCCCAATACGCGGATGCTGCCCGCATCGGGCTGCATCAATCCCGATAGCAGCTTGACCGTGGTGGACTTGCCCGCGCCGTTCTCGCCGAGCAGCGCATGCACCGCGCCGCGTTTCACCGAGAACGACGCGCCATCGAGCGCGACGGTCGCGCCGAAGCGCTTCGTCACCTTCGACAGATCGATCGCCAATGATGCGTCGTTCATCGTCATGCCTCGACCTCAGTCCTGATTACCCGTCAGGGCCGCGTTGAAGCCCACTTCCTTCGTATCTTCCGAGTAGATGTCCGCGAACCAGCCCGGCGGCACCTTGTCCGGCGGGAACGCGGTGCAGCCCGCCTTCAGCTCGTCGATGCTGCCGGTCTTGCAGAGCTTCGATTCCGAGGTCAGCACGAGCGGCAGCTTGAGCGTCACGCGCGCGGGGAAGTCGCCGCCGTCGAGTTTCTTCACGGCCATCTTGAGCGCCATCGCGCCGGAATAGGGCGGCGCGCCGTACGAGATCGAGCGATAGCCGATCGAGCGATACCCGCCCTGCCCCTTCACCTCGCCCGGCGGCAGCATCTGCACGCGATGCCCGTTCGACGATTCGCCCGCGCACGGCTTGATCTTGTCGTCGGCGATGCCCGCTTCGAGTTGCATCGACGCCGCCGTGAAGCAGCCCACCTGCATCCACAGGCCGTCGATCTTGTCCCAGCTGTTGGTAGCGAGAATCTTCGAGAGCTCGGTCTTCGCGGTCGCCTGGCTCCACATGCCCGTGCCTTCCGCCACGATCTTGATGCCCGGAAACTTCGCGAACACGGCCTTCGCCGCCTCGGTGCGCGCGCGGTCCACGGACGTGCCCGGCACGCCCGTGATCATCACGACATTGCCCTTGCCGTTGATGGTTTTCGCGAGCCATTCGGCGGTGACGGTGCCGGCCTGATGCTGGTCGATCGTCACGTTGTGCGCGCACGGCTCGGTCACTTCGCCGTCATACGCCGCAACGACGACACCCTTCGAGCACGCGTTCTTGATCGCGCGATTGAGCGCCGTCGGCGAGATCGGATAGATGACGATGGCCTTCGCGCCCGCCTGCACCATCGAGTTGATCTGCTGAATCTGCTTCTGCGCGTCGGTGCCGGCGACCTGCACTTCGAGGTCGACCTTGTCCTTCAGGGCGGGCGTGTTGGCCATCGCCTTGACCATGTTCGCGGCTTCCGTCTGCCAGTCGTTGCCGACATAGCTCATCGACAAGAAGATCTTGTACTTGCCGGCCGCGTGCGCCTGCCCCGACACGGCGAGCGCCGCCGCGAACGCGAGGCCGAGCGCGGCCCGTCCCGCATGACGAATCGACTGCGTCAATGCTTTCATGTCTTCCTCCGGTCTTCGTATGGTTATGAAGCGGGCGCTGCTAGCTTCGAACGTGCGGCAGACGCGCACTTGCGGGCAACGCGATACCCGCGCTGCCGGGCACGACGTTCGGGTCGTGTCCGGGTATGACGAAATCGGCGATCTGGCGGATACGCGACAGCGAGCCGATCTCCGCGAGCGTTTCATGCACGATGCCCACCGGCACGAGATCGACGATGTTCTCCATGCAGTTCGCGCAATCACCCGCGATCAGCACGACGCCTTCTTCCGTATCGACCGCGACGGATTGATGCCCCGGCGTATGACCCGGCGTCGGCACGACGCGCACGCCGGGCACGATATCGGTCAGGCCGTTGACGAACTGCCAGCGGAAATACGCGAGCGGCTCGCGCCCGATCAGGAACTCCTGGTAGTACGTGGCCTGAGTCGGCAGCGGATGACCCGCGTATTCCCACTCCGCCGCCTGCACGATGAAGCGCGCATTCTTGAAGAGCGTATTGCCGCCGGAATGGTCGTAATGCAGATGCGTGTTGATGACGATATCCACTTCGTCCGCGCTCCAGCCGACGTATTCCTTCAGCGCGCGTTCGAGCTTTTCTTCCGGCGCCTGATCGCACGGGCACACGAAGCTGGAGACCCAGCCCGGATCGTGGATGCCCGTATCGACGACGATCTTCTTCTGCGCGCCGACGATCGCCGTCGACCACACCGGCACTTTCATCTGCTGTCCGAAGTAGCGGCCATACACCTGCGACGAGCGATCGACGGTGAGCCAGCCCGTCGGCATCGCGACTACTTTGAGCCTGGCGTTCACGATGCCCTCCGTCTCAGAAGTTGGTGTCGCTCGCGCCTTTCAGCTTGAGCATCTCGCGCGCTTCGGCGGGCGTCGCGATATCGAGCGACAGCCCTTCGATCACCTGCCGGATCTTCTTCACCTGCGCCGCGCTCGATTCGGCCAGCTTGCCCGGTTCGATCCACAGCGAGTCCTCGAGACCGACGCGCACATTCGATCCCTGCGCGACGCCGATCGAACCGAGCGGGATCTGATGACGCCCCGCGCCAAGTATCGACCACACGTAGTCGCTGCCGAAGAGACGATCCGCCGTGCGCTTCATATGCGCGAGGTCTTCGGGATGCGGTCCGATGCCGCCCAGCAAACCGAACACGCTCTGCACGAAGAACGGCGGCTTGACGAGCCCGCGATCGACGAAGTGCGCGAGGTTGTACAAATGCGAGATGTCGTAGCATTCGTGCTCGAAACGCGTGCCGTTGTCGCTGCACGAAGTGAGGATGTATTCGATATCCGCGAACGTGTTCTTGAACACCAGATCGCGGCTATTCTCCAGATGCTTGCGCTCCCACTCGTACTTCAAGTCCTTGAAGCGCTCCAGCATCGGATAGAGGCCGAAGTTCATCGAGCCCATGTTGAGCGATGCGACTTCCGGCTTGAAGTGATGCGCCGGCTTCAGACGCTCCGCTACCGTCATGTGCGGACTGCCGCCCGTCGTGATGTTGATGACCGCATCGGTATTGGCCTTGATGCGCGGCAGGAATTCCTGAAACACGGCGGGGTCCTGGGTCGGATGGCCGTCGTTGGGATCGCGTGCGTGCAGATGCAGAATCGCGGCGCCTTCCTGCGCCGCAGCGAGCGCCGCATCGCCGATCTGCTGCGGCGTCAGCGGCAGATACGGCGACATCGAAGGCGTATGGATCGCCCCGGTCGGCGCGCATGTGATGATGACCTTGCGTTTCGTTGCCATGTGATCCTCGTTGTTTTAAAGGACTTCCACGTTGCCGCAGACCGAGATCGCCTGTCCCGAGATGCCGCTGCCCGCGGGCGAGCACAGAAAGAGCGCGGTGGCCGCGACTTCCTCGGGCGTCGTCATGCGGCGCAGCGAAACCTTCTCGAGATACTGCTTCTCCATCTCTTCATAGGAGAGGTTCAGTTGCTTCGCGCGCGCGGCGATCACGCGTTCGATGCGCGGCCCTTTCACGATGCCCGGCTGAATCGCATTGACGCGGATATTCGACGGCCCCAGTTCGATCGCGAGGCTCTTGGTCATGCCGACGACCGCCCACTTCGTCGCCGCATAGGGCGTGCGAAACGCGTAGCCGAGCCGTCCCGCCACCGATGACAACGCGATGATCGTCCCGCCACCGTGCGCCTCGCGCAGAAGCGGCACTGCGCGGCGCGCGAAATAGAACTGCGCATTCAGATTCACGTCGACGGTCTGCTCCCACTCGTTCACGTCGATCTCGTCGATGCCACCGGTCGGCCCCGCGATGCCCGCGTTGTTCACGAGCACATCGAGTCCGCCGAGTTCGTTCTGCACGTCGAGGAACACGCGCTCGACCGCATCCTTGTCCGACACATCCGCGAGCGTCGAAGTAATCGCATTGCACTCCGCGCTCGCTTCGGCTTGCGCCAGCGCATCGATCGCGTCGGGGCTCGCATCGCAGACGTGCACGCGCGCCCCCGCATCGACGAACGCGCGCGCGATCACGAGCCCGATGCCCGACGCGCCGCCCGTCACGAGCACGCGCAAGCCCGCGTGCGGTTTCAGCATCTGAAGAACCGTCATGCCTGTCTCCTTTTCTTGTTGTCGTTGCCGTGCTACTCAGGTACGACTCAGGCGCTTGCTTCGTTCGACATGTCGCCGTTTTGCAGGCGCTCCTGCAGATCGGCGGCCGCATCGCCAATATCTTCTTCAATGCCGGCGCGCGCGCCTTCTCCGTCGCCTTTCCAGAGCGCTTCGACGATATGGCGATGCGCGGCCATCGAACGGCGCATATGGGGAATGTCGGGTGCGACGAGATTCAGGAACGGGCCGATTCGCATCCAGAGGTTCTGGATCGTCGAGAGCGTCAGATCGCTCGCGCCGTGCGTATAAATGGCGATATGGAATTCGAAGTTGCTGCGCAGATACGCGGGTACGTCGCCCGCTTCGACATGCGCGTCCATCGTGTCGAAGATCGCCTGCAAGGCTTCGAGATGCGCGCGCGTCATGCGCGATGCCGCGCGCTTCGCAACCGCCCCTTCCAGTGCGATGCGCACGTCGCGCAGTTCGTCGAGCAGGTCGAGCGTCATCGGCGGCACCATCAACGCGCGGCCGGGGCCGTCGATCAATGCGCCTTCCGCCTGCAGGCGCGTGAGCGCGGCGCGCACCGGCATGGTCGAAGAGCCGACTGCCTCCGCGACACTGCGCAGGCTCAGCAACTGTCCGGGCGCAAAGCGGCCCGTCATGATCGCCTGCCGGAGCTGCGCGTGGACGCGGCCGGCCATCGTTTCGCGTGCAACTAATTCGAGCGCGGGTAAGTCCGTCGTCGAGCGTGTCGCCACTCTCTGCCTCCGTTCTTTCGTTCGGCTGCTGCGATGCGTTTTATGTGACCTGTGATCACACTTCAGTGGCTAAAGTTTCTGACGCGTGGGCGCGCGAGTCAACCTCGAATTGCTAGGTGAAAACGCGGACTCAAAGGCCGGTTTGTTCGAGCATGGTGCGGACGGCCGGTGAAACGTAGGATCGCGCAGCCTGAATGGCAGACGCATCGAGATGGTCGCGGTAGTGATTGGCGAGATAGGCCAGACGGTCGACGACGACGCCGGGAACTATCGATGTGTTTTGCCCAAAGTCCATGACATTGGCGACGACGAGTCGGTCGACTGCGCGCATGGTGTCGAGGAAGCTGTCGGTGAAAGGCGGATCGAACCGTTCCCACATGGCCACGATCAGATCGATGTCACGCGCAGCGAGGCTCGGATACCAGACCGACAAGACGCGACACCGAAATTTTCGAAGACCCGGGCGTGCAAGGTCCTCTCGTGTCTTGGTGAAATTGCCGCTGTGGTTCCTGTGCTCGGTCAGCACCTCATCGACATTGGCAAGCTGTCCGCCCGCGATCATGACCGACACGGCGTAGTCCAGGTCCTCGGCGCTGCCCGCGTCGTCGTCGAAGCGGATGCGGTGCTCACGAACGAACGAGCGCCGCACCATGAGCGTGCCGCCGCTCAACGTGTTGAAACCCTCGAACAGGCGAGCTTTGAGATCGGCGTCTCCCAGCGTGCAATACGCGACGCTGCCATCCGGAACGCCGTCGCCGAATACGCGAGCGTGCGATCCGGCTGCAGCCAGACGCCTGCTTTCCCTGAACGCCTCGACCTGGACGGCGAACCGCGTGGGAAGCGCCCGATCGTCGGAGTCGAGACGCGCGATGAACTCGCCTCGCGCCGCGTCGAAGCCGGCGTTCGACGCGATGCTGATGCCCTCGTTCCGGTCGAAGCGGATCAGGCGAATGCGGCGGTCGTCGCCGGCGGCCTGACGCGCGGCGGCCAGGGTTTGATCGGCGGAGCCATCGTCCACGACGATGAGTTCCCAGTCTTCGAAGGTCTGAGCCTGGATCGAAGCAATCGCTTCGCCTATGAGCGATTCCGCGTTGAAAGCGGGAATGACGGCGGTGACGAGGGGCGAGGAATACACGATCGCTGGTCCGGAAAGTTTTGCGGGACAGACCGCTCGGCGGCTGCGGGATAGCCGCGCAATTGTGCCGCAATCCACCCGCGATAGTTCGCGTTTATCAGCCGATGCAACCTTTTTGACGCATGTAACCAGATATTGACGTCAATTTGCAAAACCATGCAATCGCGGCGACCAATCCTTCGGAATCCCGATCATGTGAACCTGTCCGACACCGCCCGCTGAATCTCCTCGAACGCGACCGGCTTCACGAGATGATGATCGAAGCCCGCTTCCTTCGAACGCTGCCGGTCATGCGCCTGCCCGTATCCCGTCACCGCGATCAGCAACGCATCGGCGGTTGCGGGCCGCGCGCGCATCTCGCCGGCAAGGCGGTATCCATCCATACCCGGCAGGCCGATATCGAGCAGCACGATCTGCGGCGCGAAGATATCGGATAGTGCGAGCGCTTCGATCGCGTCGTGCGCCGTGCGCACGTCGAAGCCGTCCGCTTCGAGCAGGAGCGCCATCGCGGTGGCCGCATCCACGCTGTCGTCGACGAGCAGCACGCGCCTGCCGCCTGCCACGCTCGCGGGCATCTGCGCGACGCCCTGCGCGGCCACCTGCGCATCCTTCGCGAGCGGCAGCCACACGATGAACTCGCTGCCCGCCTGCGGTCCCGCCGAATACGCCTCGATGCGCCCGCCCTGCAGTTCGACGAGCGTCTTCGCGAGCGGCAGGCCGATGCCGAGCCCGCCCTCCGAGCGTTCGAGCGACGTCTCCGACTGCACGAACAGATCGAAGATATGCGGCAGCATGTCGGGCGCGATGCCGATGCCCCGGTCGCGCACGACGATGCGTACCTCATCGCCGAACTGTGCGGTTTCGATCGCGATCTCGCCTTCTTCCAGGCTGTACTTCGACGCATTCGACAGCAGGTTGCCGAACACCTGCGCGAGCCGCACGTTGTCGCCGACGATATAGAACGGCGCATCCGGCAGATTCACCGTCAACGTATGACGCTTTCTGTCGAACGCGGGCTGCACGGTCTCGATCGCCGCCGCGATCGCCGCGGCGAGATCCACGGTCTCCTGGCGCAGCGTGATCTTGCCCTGCGTGATGCGCGCGACATCGAGCAGATCGTCGACGAGACGGCTCAGATGCCGCACCTGTCTGTCGATGATCGCGCGCACCGTGGCGAAATGCTGCACCGACGGTTCGCGATGAGGGTCGAGCAAGTCCACCGCGTTGCGGATCGGCGCGAGCGGATTGCGCAGTTCGTGCGCGAGCATCGCGAGGAACTCGTCCTTGCGGCGATCCGCTTCACGCAACAGCAATTCGGCGGCCTTGCGCTCGGAGATATCGTTGACGATGCCCGCGATGCGATACGGCCGCGCCGGATGTCCCGCCGCGCCGTGCACCGGAAACGCGCGCTCCGCCACCCAGCGCGGGCCGCCGCTCGCGCGCACGATGCGATATTCCACCTGATACGGCGTACCGTTCGCGAGCAGTTGCCGGTACGCATCGGCAACGTGACCGCGATCCAGCGGAAGGATATCGCCGGACCAGTGATCCGGCCCGGGCACGGGCGCGGGCGCGCCGCCGCCGGTATCGAAGAGACGCGCGTAGGCCGGGCTCACATACAGCAGTTCGCCGGACGTGGGATCGAGCATCCAGAATACGTCGTCGATATTTTCGGCGAGCTGGCGAAAACGCTCCTCGCTCTCGCGCAGCGCGTTTTCCGCGAGCCGCACGCGCAACAAGGCACGCACATGCGCGATCAGCTCAGCCGGCTCGACCGGCTCGGTCAGATAACTATCCGCGCCGCCTTCGAGACCGCGAATGCGATCGAGGCTGTGCACGGCCGCCGCCGATGTCTGCAACACGAGCGCGCTCGCGGTCTCCGGCGACGCCTTGATCTGCCGGCACACTTCGAGCCCGTTGATGTCGGGCAGCTTCACGTCGAGCAGCACGAGATCGGGCGCTTCGGCGCGCACGCGTTCCAGCGCGGCAGTGCCGGTCGCGGCCTCGATCACGTTGAAGCCCGCGCGCGACAGGATGCGCGTTTTCGCATAGCGCGCGCCGTCGTTGTCGTCGACGTTGAGGATGAGCACCTCGCTCCAGTCGCTTCTCATGATGCCCGCCCCTTGCCCGTAACCACATCCAGCACGCGAGGCAGTTCGCCGCCGCCCACCGGCTTGCCGATGAACGCGGTCGCGCCCAGCGCCTGCGCTTCATGGCGATCGTCGCCCTCGCCGAGCACGACGATCGGAATGCTGCGCGTCGCGGCCTGTGCGCGCAGCGCCGCGAGCCAGATCCACGCTTCCGATGGCGCGGGCCGCACCGCGAGCAGCAGCGCGGCAGGCTGCGTGTGCACGAGCAGGCGGCCGGCTTCGTCGAGCGTCGCGGCGCTCATCGAGCGATACGGCGATTCGCGCAGCGCCGCTTCGCAATCGAGCCGCTCGACCGGATTGCTCGCGACGATCAGCACGGCGGGCCGCGTGTCGCTTGCCGCATGACGCGCCGCGTCGAAGTCCGCGCCGTAGTGCGCCGGAATCGTCGCGCTGAAGACCGAGCCGCGCCCGGCCTCGCTCGTGAGCGACACATCGCCGCCGAGCAGCTTGCAGAGCTTGCGGCACAACGGCAATCCGAGACCCGTGCCCTTCGTGTATTGCTGAAGGCGATTCTCGACCTGACCGAACTCTTCGAACACGACTTGCTGATGCTCGGGCGCGATGCCGATGCCCGTATCGGCGACGGAGAACGTGATGAGCCGGCGCGTCTCGTCATAGCTCGCGCTGACGCGCACTTCGCCGCGCTCGGTGAACTTGAGCGCGTTCGACACGAAGTTACGCAACACCTGCGCGACCTTGGCTTCGTCGGTGCGGATGGGCGGCAGGCCTTCGCACGAATCGAACACGAGCTCCACCGCGCCGCCCGGCGACAACGGCCGCAGCATGCCGCGCAGCGCCGAGAACAAGGTATCGACTTCGAATTCGGCGGGACGCACTTCGATCTTGCCCGCTTCGATCTTCGCGAGATCGAGCAGATCGTCGACCGTTTCCGACAGATCTTCCGCTGCCTTGCGGATGAAGCGCACCTGCTTTTCCTGTTCTTCGGTCAGCTCGCCGTCGATACGTTCCAGCAGCAGCTTCGACAGCGCGCGGATCGACGAGAGCGGCGTGCGGAACTCGTGACTCATGTTCGAGAGGAAGCGCGACTTCGATTCGTCCGCGCGGCGCAGATGATCGGCGCGCGCATCGAGTTCCGCGTAAAGCGCGACGACACCGCGATTGGTGTCTTCGAGTTCGCGCGTGAGGCGCGTCAGTTCTTCCTGACGCTCGCGCAGATCGGCGAGCGCGGCGATCAGCTCGCGGTTCTGGCGTTGCAGCTCGGCGGCGGTGTCCTGACTCGATGGACGCGAGAGGACGAGCTTCACCGCTTGCACGTCGCACGGCGCGCCGTCGGGCAATGCCTTTTCCAGCGAGATCGACGTGACGCCGTTCGCTTCATCGGCGATCGCGCACTGGTCCATCAGGCGCTGCGCGGCGAGCAGGCCGAGCGCGGCTTGCGAGTCGTCGTGATGCATCGCGCGCAGCCGTTCGCCCGCGCCTGCGCCCGCCAGAAAACGCACGACGAAGCGCGCCGGACGCGCGGCGTCATCGACGAGAAATTCGGCGCGCGCCGCCGGTCCCGCGATCAGCACGGTGCGCGCGGCTTCGAGCACGGACGTGGCAATGCGCGTCTGATCCTGCGCCGAAAAGCCGAGCGCCGCGCTCGCGTCGCGCGCCTTCACGCGGGCCGCGACGATATCGCGCTCGTCTTCGATGCCCATCGCGTAGAGCGGCTGCATCATCGTGCGCCTCCGGACACGCGCGCGACGAACACGGTGACGTCGTCGCGGCCGCGCGTGAAGTCGCGGTACAGCACCGCCGCGACGAGCGCCGGATGCCGCATCGCGAGTCCCGGATAGCGCGCGAGATCCCAGCGCGAGGTGAGCCCGTCCGAATGCAGCACGACGAGCGCGTTCGGCGGATACGGCACATCGAACAGTTGCGCGCGCCGCGCCGCATGCCCGACGATGCCTGCATGCGACACCAGATGCCTGTGCGACGCTTCGCTCCACACGCTCGCCGAGATATTGCCGATGCCCGCGAACGTCACCGGCATGTCATTCACCGACGCTGACGCCGGCATGCGCGCGATGCCGACCGCCGCGCCGCGCGTCGGACGCAGCGCCGCGTTGGCGGCTTCCATGATGTGGTCGAGCGGCAGATCGCCATTCGCGGCGAGCGCCTTCGCCGCTTCGATCGCGGCGACATGCGCGAGCGGACCGTGGCCGAGGCCATCGGCGACGAGCACGGTGAATTCGTCCTGATTCGCGTGACACGCCCAGGCATCGCCGCTGACGGTTTCGGTTTGCAGCGGCAGGTTCACGACGCCATACGTCAGCGGCGCCGCCGGCAGGTTCGCCGCGCGCGGCGCATTCCAGAACACGACGCGCAGCACGGTGCCGCGCCCCGGCGCGCTCCAGATGTCGAGCTCGCCGGAAAGACGCTCGATCGCGCCCATGCCGTTGCCGGGACTGCCCGCGGTCGTGTAGCCATCCTCGAAGCAGCGGTGCAGATCGGCGATGCCCGGGCCGCTGTCGATGCACAGCACTTCGATGCCGTAGCGCTGCGCGTCTGCGTTCTTGTCGACGAGCGGCCGCACGAGCAGCTCGCCGCGCTGTGCGTGCTTGAGCAGGTTCGTGCCGCACTCGGTGACGACGATCGCGAGCTCGCCCGCCGTCGTCTCGTTGAAACCGAGCCCGCGCGCGAGTTCGCCGATCGAGCGCCGCGCGTAGGCGATCTGGCTCGCCTCGGCGATCTCGTAGCGCTGCTGCGCGGCCATCGATTCCTTCAGAACGGTTTCCATTTGGTGATCGAGACGTGCGTGCCTTCTCCTGGCGCCGAGCGGATATCGAACTCGTCGCACAGGCGTTTCGCGCCGCCGAGGCCGAGGCCCAGGCCGCTGCCCGACGTGAAGCCATCGGAGAGCGCGCGTTGAATGTCCGGAATACCGGGACCGTTGTCGACGAATTCGAGTCTGAGGCCGCGGCGGCCATTGCGCTCGACGAGATAGCAATGCACGTCGCCGCCGCCACCGTAGATGAGCGTATTGCGTGCCAGCTCGCTCGCGGCGGTCACGAACTTGGTCTGATCGATGAGCGACAGCCCCTGCGCGACGGCCTTCTCGCGCACGAACTGGCGCAACCGCACGATCTGCTCGTCGGAGCGGATCGGCAGCGTGTCGGGCGGCGACGAGGACGTCGGCGCGGCTGTGGAGTTGAGGATCATCATGGCATCGTGTGCAGGCGGCCTCAGGCCATGCCGTTTTTCGCGAGAAGCGCCATGCCCTTCTCCACGTTGAGCGCCGTGCGCACGCCCGAGAGCGTGAGCCCGAGCTCGACCAGCGTGATCGCCACCGAGGGCTGCATGCCGACCACGACCGTTTCCGCATCGAGCACGCGCGCCATCGCCGCCGTGTTGCCGATCATGCGTCCGATGAACGAATCCACCACGTCGAGCGAAGAGATGTCGATCAGCACGCCGCGCGCGTTGTCCTTTACGATGCGGCTCGTCAGATCGTCCTGCAGCGTGAGCGCGAGCCGGTCGTGCATGTCCACCTGAATGGTGACGAGCAGGAGCTTGCCCATCGTGAGAATCGGAATGCGTTCCATCGCTTGAGGCCCCGTTCAGTGCTTCGAGTGGCGCGATGCGCCGTCATTCCGCTTGCAGCGAATCGAATCCATCGCCCGGACGGCCGCCGCGCGGCGCGTCGTGCGCGAGCCCCGCCGACACCGACTTGCCCGTGCGCTGCAGCGCGACGACGAACGCCGACGCGAGCGTCGCCTTGGTCGTCACGTTCGAGAGGTTCACGCCGAGATGCACGATGGTCTGCGCGATCTGCGGGCGAATGCCGCTGATGATGCAGTCCGCGCCCATCAGCCGCGCCGCCGCGACCGTCTTCAGCAAGTGTTGTGCGACGAGCGTATCGACGGTCGGCACGCCGGTGATGTCGATGATCGCAATCGCCGCGCCCGTCTCGACGATCTTCTGCAGCAGGTTTTCCATCACGACCTGCGTGCGCGCGGAATCGAGCGTGCCGATGAGCGGCAGCGCGAGCACGCCGTCCCACAACTGCACGACGGGCGTCGACAGTTCGAGGAGTTCCTGCTGCTGACGCACGATGACCTGTTCCCGGCTCGCCTGGAAGACTTCGGTCGTGAAGAGGCCGAGTTCGTCGAAGAGCGTGCTGATGGTCCAGGTGAGATCGGCGAGGGTCGCGGGATCGTCGGCGAGCGAGTCGCGCAGGCGCACGAAGAGCGGCTGCTTGAGCGAGAACACGAACATCGCCGTCTCGACCGGCGAGAAGCCCTGACGCGCGCGCTGGCCGGACATGTCCGCGAGAAACGAGCGCACGTCCTGCCACGCGGGCAGTTTGAAATCGACGCGCTCGGACGTACTGAGCACCGTCACCAGAAGCGAGATGAATTGCGTGAACTGATTGCGCAATT is a window encoding:
- a CDS encoding response regulator; the encoded protein is MRSDWSEVLILNVDDNDGARYAKTRILSRAGFNVIEAATGTAALERVRAEAPDLVLLDVKLPDINGLEVCRQIKASPETASALVLQTSAAAVHSLDRIRGLEGGADSYLTEPVEPAELIAHVRALLRVRLAENALRESEERFRQLAENIDDVFWMLDPTSGELLYVSPAYARLFDTGGGAPAPVPGPDHWSGDILPLDRGHVADAYRQLLANGTPYQVEYRIVRASGGPRWVAERAFPVHGAAGHPARPYRIAGIVNDISERKAAELLLREADRRKDEFLAMLAHELRNPLAPIRNAVDLLDPHREPSVQHFATVRAIIDRQVRHLSRLVDDLLDVARITQGKITLRQETVDLAAAIAAAIETVQPAFDRKRHTLTVNLPDAPFYIVGDNVRLAQVFGNLLSNASKYSLEEGEIAIETAQFGDEVRIVVRDRGIGIAPDMLPHIFDLFVQSETSLERSEGGLGIGLPLAKTLVELQGGRIEAYSAGPQAGSEFIVWLPLAKDAQVAAQGVAQMPASVAGGRRVLLVDDSVDAATAMALLLEADGFDVRTAHDAIEALALSDIFAPQIVLLDIGLPGMDGYRLAGEMRARPATADALLIAVTGYGQAHDRQRSKEAGFDHHLVKPVAFEEIQRAVSDRFT
- a CDS encoding ATP-binding protein; translation: MMQPLYAMGIEDERDIVAARVKARDASAALGFSAQDQTRIATSVLEAARTVLIAGPAARAEFLVDDAARPARFVVRFLAGAGAGERLRAMHHDDSQAALGLLAAQRLMDQCAIADEANGVTSISLEKALPDGAPCDVQAVKLVLSRPSSQDTAAELQRQNRELIAALADLRERQEELTRLTRELEDTNRGVVALYAELDARADHLRRADESKSRFLSNMSHEFRTPLSSIRALSKLLLERIDGELTEEQEKQVRFIRKAAEDLSETVDDLLDLAKIEAGKIEVRPAEFEVDTLFSALRGMLRPLSPGGAVELVFDSCEGLPPIRTDEAKVAQVLRNFVSNALKFTERGEVRVSASYDETRRLITFSVADTGIGIAPEHQQVVFEEFGQVENRLQQYTKGTGLGLPLCRKLCKLLGGDVSLTSEAGRGSVFSATIPAHYGADFDAARHAASDTRPAVLIVASNPVERLDCEAALRESPYRSMSAATLDEAGRLLVHTQPAALLLAVRPAPSEAWIWLAALRAQAATRSIPIVVLGEGDDRHEAQALGATAFIGKPVGGGELPRVLDVVTGKGRAS
- a CDS encoding anti-sigma regulatory factor, producing the protein METVLKESMAAQQRYEIAEASQIAYARRSIGELARGLGFNETTAGELAIVVTECGTNLLKHAQRGELLVRPLVDKNADAQRYGIEVLCIDSGPGIADLHRCFEDGYTTAGSPGNGMGAIERLSGELDIWSAPGRGTVLRVVFWNAPRAANLPAAPLTYGVVNLPLQTETVSGDAWACHANQDEFTVLVADGLGHGPLAHVAAIEAAKALAANGDLPLDHIMEAANAALRPTRGAAVGIARMPASASVNDMPVTFAGIGNISASVWSEASHRHLVSHAGIVGHAARRAQLFDVPYPPNALVVLHSDGLTSRWDLARYPGLAMRHPALVAAVLYRDFTRGRDDVTVFVARVSGGAR
- a CDS encoding anti-sigma regulatory factor codes for the protein MMILNSTAAPTSSSPPDTLPIRSDEQIVRLRQFVREKAVAQGLSLIDQTKFVTAASELARNTLIYGGGGDVHCYLVERNGRRGLRLEFVDNGPGIPDIQRALSDGFTSGSGLGLGLGGAKRLCDEFDIRSAPGEGTHVSITKWKPF
- a CDS encoding STAS domain-containing protein, whose amino-acid sequence is MERIPILTMGKLLLVTIQVDMHDRLALTLQDDLTSRIVKDNARGVLIDISSLDVVDSFIGRMIGNTAAMARVLDAETVVVGMQPSVAITLVELGLTLSGVRTALNVEKGMALLAKNGMA
- a CDS encoding STAS domain-containing protein: MEMVGGMRLAQLFNNNQEELLAEWFTQQHAIASRRGLVGEAELRNQFTQFISLLVTVLSTSERVDFKLPAWQDVRSFLADMSGQRARQGFSPVETAMFVFSLKQPLFVRLRDSLADDPATLADLTWTISTLFDELGLFTTEVFQASREQVIVRQQQELLELSTPVVQLWDGVLALPLIGTLDSARTQVVMENLLQKIVETGAAIAIIDITGVPTVDTLVAQHLLKTVAAARLMGADCIISGIRPQIAQTIVHLGVNLSNVTTKATLASAFVVALQRTGKSVSAGLAHDAPRGGRPGDGFDSLQAE